In Phragmites australis chromosome 18, lpPhrAust1.1, whole genome shotgun sequence, the genomic window CAGCCTGCGGCGGTGAACGCCGAGATCTTGCCTGAGCTCGGCATGGCTAGCGCGAACCAGGGAGGCGAGGTCCACATCAACCACGGCATGCTCTACCACCAGCTCGGCGTGCGCCGCGACGGGCTTTTCTACGGCGCGATGTACGACAACCCCGGCGAGTTCGCGCGGCAGCTCCGCCCAGGAGCCGGACGGGCCGAGCAGCTTCTCGGCGTGCTACACGGCGCCCCCAGCATGGTGTTCGATGACTCCGGCGAGTTCACAAGGCAGCTCCACCCGGGCGCCGACGAGCTTCTCGGCGTGCTCCGCAGCACCCCTGTTGCGGTGTTCAACGAATCCGGCGAATTCGTGCGGCAGACTCTCCCGGGCGCCGGTCGCGACGAGGAGCTACTCGGCATGCTCCGCGGCGTCCCCGGTGCGGTGTTCGTCGATTGCGGCGAGTTCGCGCTACAGCCCCGGTCGGGCCCCGGACGCGGCGAGGATTTTCTCGGCGCGCTCCGCGGCGCCCCTGGCGCGGTGTTCGACACCTCCGGCAACTTCGCGCGCCAGGCCATCCCGGGCGCCGGACGCGGCGAGGAGCTTCTCCGCGCGCTCTGCGACGACTTCGTCGCCGTGTACGACAGCTCCGGCGCCCTGGCTGACAACCTCGGCACAGTGTACGACAACCCGGGCACGCTGGCCGAACACCTACGCCGCTGCCTTCCGGTCGCGGGACTCGTCGCCTCCTCCGCTGCTGTCACTGGGCTCGCTGCCGGCACGGCCTCACCGGCTGCGAGCTTTGGCTTCTTCGCGCTGTTTCTAACTGGCCTGTCATTGGTCATCCTCCATGTGCTCCATTTCCAAGCACAACCCGTCACCCCCTTGAGTTCGGAGCGATCAGAGCCGATCGAAAGCTCGCAACTCGCTCCAAATCGAGGGGTGTTCGCCTGGTCGGAGAGGGAGCCCGCGAAGATGCGCGGGGTGGCGAGGCCGGCGGCGGTGAACGCCGAGATCTTGCCTGAGCTCGGCATGGCTTGCGCGGACCAGGGAGGCGAGGTCCACATCAACCACGGCATGCTCTACAACCAGCTCGGCGTGCGCCGCGACGGGCCTTTCTACGGTGCGATGTACGAAACCCCGGCGAGTTCGCGCGGCAGCTCCGCCCAGGCGCCGGACGCGCCGAGGAGCTTCTCGGCGTGCTACACGGCGCCCCCGGCGTGGTGTTCGACGACTCCGGCGAGTTCACGCGGTAGCTCCGCCCGGGCGCCGAGGAGCTTCTCGGCGTGCTCCGCGGCGCCCTGGTTGCGGTGTTCAACGAATCCGGCGAGTTCGTGCGGCAGACGCGACGAGGAGCTACTCGGCATGCTCCGCAGCGTCCCCGGTGCGGTGTTCGTCGACTGCGGCGAGTTCGCGCTACAGCCCCGGTCGGGCTCCGGACCCGGCGAGGAGCTTCTCGGCGCGCTCCGCGACGACTTCGTCGCCGTGTTCGACAGCTCTGGCAACTTCGCGCGCCAGGAccgcctaggctccggacgcgGCGAGGGGCTTCTTGGCGTCCTCCGCGGCGCCCCCGGCACGGTGTTCGACATGTGCGGCAACTTCGCGCGCCAGGCCTGCCTAGGCGCTGCACGCGGCGAGGAGCTTCTCGGCGTGCTCCGCAGCGCCCCCGGCGCGGTGTTCGACGCCTCTGGCAACTTCGCACGCCCAGCGCGCCCGGGCGCCGGACGCGGCGAGGAGCTTCTCGGCGCCCTCCGCGACGACTTCGTCGCCGTGTACGACAGCTCCGGCGCGCTGGCTGACAACCTCGGCACAGTGTACGGCAGCCCCAGCACGCCGGCCGAACACCTACGCCGCTGCCTTCCGGTCGCAGGACTCGTCGCGTCCTCCGCTGCTGTCACTGGGCTCGCCGCCGGCACGGCCTCACCGGCTGCGAGCTTTGGCTTCTTCGCGCTGTTTCTAACTGGCCTGTCACTGGTCATCCTCCACGTGCTCCGCGCGTAGTCGCATCCACCTGATAATTGAGTGAAAGGAAGCGATGGAGCTGCTGTagatcatgctcctttcaacaaaaaaattaaaagctgTAGATCATGCGCGCGATGGGCACAATAGTTTGGTGCTGCGCTTAGATTTGCTGGGAATATTCGGGCACTTGtcgtgtttggttctggagtcgATTTGTTCCGTGTGTCGGCGTCAGGTTTTTGGTTTTGCTCTTGCTTTGGCCATAGTGAAGTCGTCGTTTCACATCTCTCTGTAAGATAAGAATATGCACTCTGTT contains:
- the LOC133898429 gene encoding uncharacterized protein LOC133898429, with translation MASANQGGEVHINHGMLYHQLGVRRDGLFYGAMYDNPGEFARQLRPGAGRAEQLLGVLHGAPSMVFDDSGEFTRQLHPGADELLGVLRSTPVAVFNESGEFVRQTLPGAGRDEELLGMLRGVPGAVFVDCGEFALQPRSGPGRGEDFLGALRGAPGAVFDTSGNFARQAIPGAGRGEELLRALCDDFVAVYDSSGALADNLGTVYDNPGTLAEHLRRCLPVAGLVASSAAVTGLAAGTASPAASFGFFALFLTGLSLVILHVLHFQAQPVTPLSSERSEPIESSQLAPNRGVFAWSEREPAKMRGVARPAAVNAEILPELGMACADQGGEVHINHGMLYNQLGVRRDGPFYGAMYETPASSRGSSAQAPDAPRSFSACYTAPPAWCSTTPASSRGSSARAPRSFSACSAAPWLRCSTNPASSCGRRDEELLGMLRSVPGAVFVDCGEFALQPRSGSGPGEELLGALRDDFVAVFDSSGNFARQDRLGSGRGEGLLGVLRGAPGTVFDMCGNFARQACLGAARGEELLGVLRSAPGAVFDASGNFARPARPGAGRGEELLGALRDDFVAVYDSSGALADNLGTVYGSPSTPAEHLRRCLPVAGLVASSAAVTGLAAGTASPAASFGFFALFLTGLSLVILHVLRA